One genomic window of Halovivax cerinus includes the following:
- a CDS encoding aldo/keto reductase: MRRELTDGYEVSPILKGGWQLSESHSDDKSATPIDDMFAFVDAGITTFDCADIYTGVEELIGEFRAEYRRQRGEDAPVQVHTKFVPDRGRLETVDRSYVEQIIDRSRERLGVEALDLVQFHWWDFSVDNYVETAEILADLHDEGKIRHVGVTNFDVSHLRELLDAGVPVVSNQVQYSLLDDRPERDLVECCREEGVQMLCFGTLAGGFLTGQYHGEPDPGAAETLENRSLTKYKLVIEDAGGWGPYQDLLDTVESIADKHDVSIANVATRYILERPQVCAAIVGARDTSHLDDNLRTLEFSLDEADHRRIEDARSNLDELPGGVYDLERGTGKHARIMKYNLNEE, encoded by the coding sequence ATGAGACGCGAACTCACGGACGGCTACGAGGTCTCGCCGATTCTGAAAGGAGGGTGGCAACTCTCCGAGAGCCACAGCGACGACAAGAGCGCGACGCCGATCGACGACATGTTCGCGTTCGTCGACGCCGGCATCACCACGTTCGACTGCGCCGACATCTACACCGGCGTCGAGGAACTGATCGGCGAGTTCCGCGCGGAGTACCGCCGCCAGCGCGGCGAGGACGCGCCCGTCCAGGTCCACACGAAGTTCGTCCCCGACCGGGGTCGACTCGAGACCGTGGATCGCTCCTACGTCGAACAGATCATCGATCGTTCGCGCGAGCGCCTCGGCGTCGAGGCGCTGGACCTGGTCCAGTTTCACTGGTGGGACTTCTCGGTCGACAACTACGTCGAGACGGCCGAGATCCTCGCCGACCTGCACGACGAGGGGAAGATACGCCACGTCGGCGTGACGAACTTCGACGTCTCGCACCTGCGAGAACTGCTCGACGCCGGCGTCCCCGTCGTCAGCAACCAGGTCCAGTACTCGCTGCTCGACGACCGCCCGGAACGGGACCTGGTCGAGTGCTGCCGGGAGGAAGGCGTTCAGATGCTGTGCTTCGGGACGCTCGCCGGCGGATTCCTCACCGGGCAATACCACGGTGAACCGGACCCGGGCGCGGCCGAGACACTCGAGAACCGGTCGCTGACGAAGTACAAGCTCGTCATCGAGGACGCCGGCGGGTGGGGCCCGTACCAGGACCTGCTCGATACCGTCGAGTCCATCGCCGACAAACACGACGTCTCGATCGCGAACGTGGCCACGCGGTACATCCTCGAACGACCCCAGGTCTGTGCGGCCATCGTCGGAGCCCGAGACACCTCCCACCTGGACGACAACCTCCGAACGCTCGAGTTCTCCCTGGACGAGGCGGATCACCGCCGCATCGAGGACGCCCGGTCGAACCTCGACGAACTGCCCGGCGGGGTGTACGACCTCGAACGGGGGACCGGAAAACACGCCCGGATCATGAAGTACAATCTGAACGAGGAGTGA